The following proteins are encoded in a genomic region of Debaryomyces hansenii CBS767 chromosome G complete sequence:
- a CDS encoding DEHA2G24090p (similar to CA3104|IPF12084 Candida albicans) gives MATTSPSLTDNSDGSEKTTIIISNLHKDDFVSDHKSMTSKMSFADQIKLSILNLPTPANVSYGEDYYLNMIEQWSNLPFLNRIIIIMKNEDSAKSLHKSLTQGTLLPQHTKISLQENLITKSKSFDSLIGGSHDSLSVTNRLSNFKQFHNEPSNASEEYAEPEPKSFNAYADLSKMGIDLSDYNDDDQMQELIEDSQGSGNLKRTRSLTKTLFKPELKVNTQTANTQTSRNSNILPSPTITLDETF, from the coding sequence atgGCTACAACGTCCCCCTCACTAACTGATAACCTGGATGGCTCAGAGAAAACAACTATAATCATATCTAATTTGCACAAAGATGACTTTGTTAGTGATCATAAGTCCATGACCAGCAAGATGTCTTTTGCTGACCAAATCAAGTTGAGTATCTTAAATTTGCCCACACCTGCAAATGTGTCGTATGGAGaagattattatttaaatatgaTTGAGCAGTGGTCGAATTTGCCGTTTTTAAATCgtatcattatcatcatgAAAAATGAGGATCTGGCAAAGCTGCTCCACAAATCCTTGACTCAAGGAACACTTTTGCCGCAGCACACCAAAATATCGTTACAAGAGAACTTGATCACAAAATCCAAATCGTTTGATTCATTGATTGGTGGTAGTCATGACTCATTATCAGTTACCAATAGATTATCCAACTTTAAACAATTTCACAATGAACCATCCAATGCATCAGAAGAATACGCGGAACCCGAACCAAAACTGTTTAACGCTTATGCAGATTTAAGTAAGATGGGAATCGATTTATCAGattataatgatgatgatcaGATGCAAGAATTAATAGAAGACTCGCAAGGCAGTGGGAACCTTAAAAGAACAAGATCTTTAACTAAGACGCTTTTTAAGCCCGAGTTAAAAGTCAATACGCAAACTGCTAATACGCAAACTTCACGTAATTCGAACATATTACCGAGCCCTACTATAACACTAGATGAAACATTTTAA